The Corynebacterium poyangense genome includes a window with the following:
- the argF gene encoding ornithine carbamoyltransferase, which produces MNSLRHFLSDDDLTPQEQAEILSLAAELKKAPLSRRPLDGGLSVALLFDKTSTRTRFSFCAGIAHLGGNAIAVDSQTSQLSKGESFQDTGAILSRMVEAIVWRTNAHSNLLEMAETATVPIINGLSDDVHPCQILADLQTCIEKLCPEEGPAGLSSKKAVYVGDAANNMAHSYLLGFATAGMDISVVGPEGFLPDPKYVARAKARAEETGATVRVSSDPLEVRNADVVITDTWVSMGQEDDGKDRRTPFLPYQVNADLMKLANPGAIFLHCLPAYRGNEVTSEVIDGPQSVVVDEAENRLHAQKALLVWLLEKNGRSEAL; this is translated from the coding sequence ATGAATTCGCTTCGCCATTTTCTATCCGATGATGATCTGACGCCTCAAGAGCAAGCTGAAATCCTATCCTTAGCTGCAGAATTAAAAAAGGCACCGCTGTCACGTCGCCCCCTCGACGGAGGCCTTAGCGTGGCCTTGCTTTTCGATAAAACCAGCACTCGAACCAGGTTTTCCTTTTGCGCAGGGATTGCCCACCTAGGCGGAAATGCCATTGCTGTTGATTCTCAAACTTCTCAACTCAGCAAAGGAGAATCTTTCCAAGACACCGGGGCGATATTGTCCCGTATGGTCGAAGCCATAGTCTGGCGCACTAATGCGCATAGCAATCTTCTCGAGATGGCAGAGACCGCCACAGTTCCCATCATCAACGGGCTGAGTGATGACGTTCACCCCTGCCAAATTCTGGCTGATCTCCAGACCTGTATTGAAAAACTCTGCCCGGAAGAAGGCCCCGCTGGTCTATCGTCGAAAAAGGCCGTGTATGTGGGCGACGCTGCCAATAACATGGCGCACAGCTATCTACTCGGCTTTGCTACTGCGGGAATGGATATATCCGTCGTCGGCCCTGAAGGATTTCTGCCTGATCCAAAATATGTTGCCCGGGCGAAGGCACGAGCTGAGGAAACCGGAGCAACGGTTCGGGTGAGTTCGGATCCTCTGGAAGTACGTAATGCTGATGTTGTTATCACGGATACCTGGGTGTCTATGGGGCAAGAAGATGACGGAAAAGACCGGCGCACTCCATTCTTGCCGTACCAAGTCAACGCCGATTTGATGAAGCTTGCGAATCCGGGAGCAATATTCCTTCATTGTTTGCCGGCTTATCGAGGAAACGAGGTGACCTCCGAGGTCATCGACGGTCCACAGTCGGTGGTTGTTGATGAAGCGGAAAATCGGCTCCATGCTCAAAAGGCTTTGCTAGTGTGGCTGCTAGAGAAAAATGGGCGAAGCGAGGCTCTATGA
- a CDS encoding arginine repressor, with translation MTEFRDSVAQPGMSRTARLALIAELLQRTRVYSQVQLSELLLDEGIDITQASLSRDLDELGAKKVRPRRGGRGFYTIGETDQSQPEVVTGPRLKLQRMVDELVVSIDHSGNIAVLRTPPGAAQYLASFIDRVGMGEVVGSIAGDDTVFVLAREPMTGAELGKLLTEK, from the coding sequence ATGACAGAGTTTCGTGATAGCGTTGCGCAGCCAGGGATGAGCCGTACTGCACGGCTGGCGTTGATTGCCGAACTGCTTCAGCGAACTCGGGTGTATTCACAGGTTCAGCTCTCAGAATTGCTGCTGGACGAGGGAATTGACATAACCCAAGCCTCTCTATCTCGTGATCTAGACGAACTCGGTGCTAAGAAAGTTCGTCCTCGACGAGGGGGGAGAGGTTTCTACACCATTGGAGAGACCGACCAATCCCAACCCGAAGTGGTTACTGGTCCAAGACTAAAACTCCAGCGGATGGTGGATGAACTCGTCGTTTCCATAGACCACTCCGGGAATATTGCGGTGTTGCGCACGCCACCTGGAGCTGCCCAATATTTGGCCAGTTTCATTGACCGAGTGGGCATGGGAGAGGTTGTGGGATCTATTGCTGGTGATGACACGGTTTTTGTACTAGCACGTGAACCGATGACCGGAGCTGAGCTTGGAAAATTATTAACTGAAAAGTGA
- a CDS encoding argininosuccinate synthase: MTDCVVLAYSGGLDTTVAIPYLKKMTGGEVIAVSIDLGQGGEDMESVRQRALGAGAVESIVVDAKDEFAEHYCLPTIKANGLYMKQYPLVSAISRPLIVKHLVQAAQEHGGTHVAHGCTGKGNDQVRFEVGFMNMDPDLKIIAPARDFAWTRDKAIAFAEENNVPIEQSAASPFSIDQNVWGRAVETGFLEDLWNPPTKDLYAYTEDPNLGNAPDELIISFESGVPVAIDGRRVSVLEAIEELNRRAGAQGVGRLDMVEDRLVGIKSREVYEAPGAVALITAHEALEDVTVERELARYKRLIDARWSEEVYDGLWYAPLKRSLDAFIESTQENVTGDIRLVLQAGRCVVNGRRSNHSLYDFNLATYDTGDTFDQTLSKGFVELHGLSSKIANRRDRDARNS, from the coding sequence ATGACTGACTGCGTAGTCCTCGCCTATTCTGGTGGTCTGGATACTACTGTTGCCATTCCGTACCTGAAGAAAATGACGGGTGGAGAGGTTATCGCCGTTTCCATTGACCTGGGACAAGGCGGTGAAGATATGGAGTCAGTCCGCCAACGAGCATTAGGGGCCGGAGCGGTAGAGTCCATTGTGGTCGACGCCAAAGATGAGTTTGCTGAGCACTATTGCTTGCCGACTATTAAAGCCAATGGCCTCTATATGAAGCAGTATCCGCTGGTGTCCGCGATTTCCCGGCCGTTGATTGTCAAACACCTGGTGCAAGCAGCTCAAGAACACGGTGGTACTCACGTAGCACATGGCTGCACCGGAAAAGGAAATGATCAGGTTCGTTTTGAGGTGGGATTTATGAATATGGATCCAGACCTCAAGATCATTGCTCCTGCCCGGGATTTTGCCTGGACTCGTGATAAAGCTATTGCCTTCGCTGAGGAAAACAACGTTCCTATTGAGCAGTCAGCAGCGTCTCCCTTCTCCATTGACCAAAATGTATGGGGTCGGGCAGTGGAAACCGGATTCTTGGAGGACCTGTGGAACCCGCCCACCAAGGATCTTTATGCCTACACGGAAGACCCTAACTTGGGTAACGCTCCTGATGAGTTGATTATCTCTTTTGAGAGCGGAGTTCCCGTTGCGATCGACGGCCGCCGCGTGAGCGTTTTGGAAGCTATCGAAGAACTCAACCGTCGGGCCGGCGCCCAGGGGGTTGGTCGTCTCGATATGGTGGAAGATCGCTTAGTGGGAATTAAATCGCGTGAGGTCTATGAAGCTCCGGGAGCTGTAGCCCTGATAACGGCTCACGAGGCTTTGGAAGATGTCACCGTCGAGCGGGAATTAGCTCGGTATAAGAGGTTGATCGACGCCCGCTGGTCCGAAGAAGTCTATGACGGCCTATGGTATGCCCCGTTGAAGCGTTCCCTGGATGCGTTTATTGAGTCCACCCAGGAAAATGTTACTGGCGATATCCGCTTGGTACTCCAAGCTGGACGGTGCGTCGTCAACGGACGTCGTTCTAACCACTCGCTCTATGATTTCAACCTGGCCACCTACGATACCGGCGATACCTTCGACCAAACGCTGTCTAAGGGATTTGTTGAACTTCATGGACTATCTTCCAAGATCGCTAATCGTCGGGATCGTGACGCCCGCAATTCCTAA